One part of the Oceanihabitans sp. IOP_32 genome encodes these proteins:
- a CDS encoding exo-beta-N-acetylmuramidase NamZ domain-containing protein, producing the protein MMLINGFKNTVLIPIIIGFILMISCGSKSKNKDTMGTQVQDLHKTAQNQDPIIVGANQTENYLHLLKGKRVGIVANQTSVIFKDRKPHSKNKNYTHLVDSLMALNISIKKVFAPEHGFRGTADAGEVVKDGIDTKTNLPVVSLYGAKNRKPQAEHLEDLDVMIFDIQDVGVRFYTYISTLHYIMEACAEGKIPLIILDRPNPNGHYVDGPTLEIEHKSFIGMHPIPLVHGMTIGEYAQMVNGENWLPNNLKCDINIIPVKHYTHDTFYSLPIRPSPNLPNDQSIKLYPSLGLFEGTNVNAGRGTEFQFQRYGAPFLDSTFFKFSYTPIENFGAKNPKHKNEVCYGEDLKDETIDRIMTLKWIIKAYNNSTDKSLFFITNGFTRHAGTEKIQKQIEAGLSEAAIRATWQEDITAFKKTRAKYLIYD; encoded by the coding sequence ATGATGCTAATTAACGGTTTCAAAAATACAGTTTTAATCCCAATAATTATCGGGTTTATTTTAATGATTTCTTGCGGAAGCAAATCGAAAAATAAAGATACTATGGGTACGCAAGTGCAAGACTTGCATAAAACGGCTCAAAACCAAGACCCTATTATTGTTGGTGCCAATCAAACCGAAAACTATTTACATTTACTTAAAGGTAAACGTGTTGGTATTGTTGCCAACCAAACATCGGTAATTTTTAAAGACCGCAAACCACATTCTAAAAATAAAAACTACACCCATTTAGTAGATTCCCTAATGGCTTTAAACATTAGCATTAAAAAGGTATTTGCACCAGAACATGGCTTTCGTGGTACTGCCGATGCTGGTGAGGTCGTTAAAGATGGTATAGATACTAAAACTAATTTGCCAGTGGTGTCTCTATACGGCGCAAAAAACAGAAAGCCGCAGGCCGAACATCTTGAAGATTTAGATGTGATGATTTTTGATATTCAAGATGTTGGTGTTCGTTTTTATACTTACATTTCGACTTTACACTATATTATGGAGGCTTGTGCCGAAGGCAAAATTCCCCTAATTATATTAGATAGACCCAACCCAAATGGCCATTATGTTGATGGCCCCACCCTAGAAATTGAACATAAAAGTTTTATTGGTATGCACCCCATCCCCCTAGTTCATGGTATGACTATTGGTGAATATGCGCAAATGGTAAATGGTGAAAATTGGTTGCCGAATAACTTAAAATGCGATATAAACATTATACCTGTTAAGCACTATACACACGACACCTTTTACAGTTTACCCATAAGGCCTTCACCAAATTTACCAAACGACCAATCTATTAAACTCTACCCAAGTTTAGGACTTTTTGAAGGTACAAACGTAAATGCTGGTCGCGGTACAGAGTTTCAATTTCAACGCTACGGTGCACCATTTTTAGACAGCACTTTTTTTAAATTTAGCTACACGCCTATTGAGAATTTTGGTGCTAAAAATCCGAAACACAAAAACGAGGTGTGCTATGGTGAAGATTTAAAAGATGAAACTATTGATAGGATTATGACCTTAAAATGGATTATCAAGGCTTATAATAATTCGACCGATAAGTCTTTGTTTTTTATCACCAACGGATTTACAAGACATGCAGGCACCGAAAAAATACAAAAACAAATTGAAGCAGGTCTTAGCGAAGCGGCTATTAGAGCCACTTGGCAAGAAGATATAACGGCCTTTAAAAAAACGAGAGCAAAATATCTAATTTACGATTAA
- a CDS encoding DUF1287 domain-containing protein produces the protein MKTYTLFIAFLSLNIGMSQSDAQVLTLSQAALELTHQKVTYDPSYFSIAYPNGYVPSDKGVCTDVIIRAFRRLGVDLQKRVHEDMKANFSAYPKNWGLKSTDRNIDHRRVPNLRTYFERHGTELPITQDPNNYLPGDIVTWNLKGGAKHIGIVVNKKSKDNKRNLIVHNIGAGQVIEDCLFRFKITGHYRYPKK, from the coding sequence ATGAAAACCTATACACTCTTCATAGCTTTCCTATCTCTCAACATTGGTATGTCACAAAGTGATGCACAAGTATTAACCTTGTCTCAGGCAGCATTAGAACTAACTCATCAAAAAGTAACTTACGATCCAAGTTATTTTTCGATTGCTTACCCTAATGGCTATGTGCCTAGTGATAAAGGGGTTTGTACCGATGTGATAATTAGAGCCTTCAGGAGACTTGGTGTCGATTTGCAAAAACGGGTTCATGAAGACATGAAAGCAAACTTTAGCGCCTATCCGAAAAATTGGGGTTTAAAAAGTACCGATAGAAATATTGACCACCGGCGTGTGCCTAATTTAAGGACGTATTTTGAGCGCCATGGCACCGAATTGCCTATTACTCAAGACCCCAATAATTATCTGCCAGGTGATATTGTGACTTGGAATTTAAAAGGCGGTGCCAAACATATTGGAATCGTGGTTAATAAAAAATCGAAAGACAATAAACGCAACTTAATTGTTCATAATATTGGGGCAGGACAGGTTATTGAAGACTGTTTGTTTAGGTTTAAAATTACGGGGCATTATCGATATCCCAAAAAGTAA
- a CDS encoding PLP-dependent cysteine synthase family protein: MQYAKNILETIGNTPLVKLNVLTKDLPCLVLSKYETFNPGNSTKDRMALKMIEDAEADGRLKPGGTIIEGTSGNTGMGLALAAIVKGYKCIFVISDKQSKEKMDILRAVGAQVVVCPTNVEPTDARSYYSVSKRLSEETPNSWYVNQYDNPSNTLAHYESTGPEIWKQTNGKVTHFVVGVGTGGTISGVGRYLKEQNPDIKIWGVDTYGSVFKKYHETGVFDKNEIYPYITEGIGEDILPENVDFGVIDGFTKVTDKDAAIYTQKLAKEEGMFLGNSAGAAIKGVLQLKEHFAKDDVVVVLFHDHGSRYVAKMYNDDWMREQGFIEAPETQ, translated from the coding sequence ATGCAATACGCCAAAAACATATTAGAAACCATTGGGAACACGCCGTTAGTCAAGCTTAATGTATTAACAAAAGACTTGCCGTGTCTAGTCTTATCAAAATACGAAACCTTTAATCCGGGTAATTCTACAAAAGATAGAATGGCATTAAAAATGATTGAAGATGCCGAGGCCGACGGGCGCTTAAAACCTGGAGGCACCATTATAGAAGGCACTTCTGGAAATACTGGCATGGGCTTAGCTTTGGCCGCCATTGTAAAAGGCTATAAATGTATTTTTGTGATTAGTGATAAGCAGTCTAAAGAAAAAATGGATATTCTACGCGCAGTAGGCGCACAAGTTGTGGTGTGTCCCACCAATGTAGAGCCTACAGACGCGCGAAGTTATTATTCGGTATCCAAACGCTTAAGCGAAGAGACGCCTAACTCCTGGTATGTTAATCAGTACGATAACCCCAGTAACACCTTGGCACATTACGAGAGCACAGGACCAGAAATTTGGAAGCAAACCAACGGTAAAGTCACCCATTTTGTTGTGGGCGTAGGCACAGGCGGTACCATTTCGGGGGTTGGTAGATATCTAAAAGAACAAAATCCAGATATTAAAATCTGGGGTGTCGACACTTATGGTTCGGTATTTAAAAAATATCATGAAACTGGTGTGTTCGACAAAAACGAAATTTACCCCTATATCACCGAGGGTATTGGTGAAGATATTTTACCTGAAAATGTAGATTTTGGTGTTATTGACGGTTTTACTAAGGTAACCGATAAAGATGCGGCTATCTATACTCAGAAATTAGCCAAGGAAGAAGGGATGTTTTTGGGAAATTCGGCAGGCGCTGCCATAAAAGGGGTGCTACAACTAAAAGAACATTTTGCAAAAGATGATGTTGTCGTGGTATTGTTTCACGACCACGGTAGCCGCTACGTCGCTAAAATGTATAACGACGATTGGATGCGTGAACAAGGGTTTATCGAAGCCCCAGAAACGCAGTAG
- a CDS encoding sterol desaturase family protein, with amino-acid sequence MEAFLNYFETIPALHRGLIIVGGLSLFWLLEGAMPLFNFKYKKWKHAIPNIFFTLTTVLVNLPMAFLLLWTADWTLANNFGILNWLPEMTLGIYIFLGVLFMDFFGAYLPHLIEHKTPVLWKVHLVHHSDHKVDATTANRHHPIESLIRYLFTLLGVVIIGAPIGIVMLYQSLSIVATQFSHSNISIPKKVDKLISYVLVSPNMHKVHHHYKMPFTDSNYGNIFSIWDRLLGTYMELDTDKIVYGVDVFPDEKANSSIKNLLKQPFQDYQNPIKTEN; translated from the coding sequence ATGGAAGCATTTTTAAACTATTTTGAGACCATTCCGGCTTTACATCGAGGCTTAATTATTGTTGGCGGATTAAGCTTATTTTGGCTTCTAGAAGGGGCCATGCCCTTATTTAATTTTAAGTATAAAAAATGGAAACACGCCATTCCCAATATCTTTTTCACCTTAACCACGGTGCTTGTTAATTTGCCTATGGCGTTCCTTTTGTTATGGACTGCCGATTGGACCTTAGCTAATAATTTTGGGATACTAAACTGGTTACCAGAAATGACATTAGGTATTTATATTTTTTTAGGGGTGTTGTTTATGGACTTTTTTGGAGCTTATTTACCACATCTAATAGAGCATAAAACACCTGTGTTATGGAAAGTACATTTGGTACATCACTCAGACCATAAGGTTGATGCCACCACAGCCAATAGACACCACCCAATCGAGAGTCTTATTAGGTATTTATTCACGTTACTCGGTGTGGTTATTATTGGGGCGCCCATTGGTATTGTTATGTTGTATCAATCGTTATCGATTGTGGCAACACAGTTTTCACACTCCAATATTAGCATACCCAAAAAAGTAGATAAACTTATAAGTTATGTGTTGGTATCGCCCAATATGCACAAGGTACATCACCATTATAAAATGCCGTTTACAGATTCTAATTACGGTAATATTTTTTCGATATGGGATAGGCTGTTAGGCACATATATGGAACTTGATACCGATAAGATTGTTTACGGCGTTGATGTTTTTCCAGATGAAAAAGCAAACAGTAGCATTAAAAATTTACTGAAACAACCATTTCAGGACTATCAAAATCCGATTAAAACTGAAAATTAA
- a CDS encoding fasciclin domain-containing protein has translation MKKLAFILTMTLSLAFSKNTLAQGTIVDVAVGNENFSTLVTALTAAELVSALQGDGPFTVFAPTNDAFAKIDSATLNSLLEPENKKALANILTYHVVSGKLVATDVVAALKKGDGTVELEALNGETLTVVQKDDKILLKDAAGNHSEIVATDVMGSNGVIHVIDTVVMPE, from the coding sequence ATGAAAAAGTTAGCTTTTATTTTAACCATGACACTGTCTTTAGCCTTCTCAAAAAATACTTTGGCTCAAGGAACTATAGTTGATGTTGCTGTAGGAAATGAGAATTTTTCAACTTTAGTTACGGCATTAACGGCGGCCGAGCTAGTGTCGGCGCTTCAAGGTGATGGGCCTTTTACCGTTTTTGCTCCCACAAACGATGCTTTTGCTAAAATCGACTCGGCCACATTAAATTCTTTATTAGAGCCAGAAAATAAAAAGGCTTTAGCCAATATTTTAACCTACCACGTTGTTTCTGGTAAGTTAGTAGCTACCGATGTTGTAGCCGCTTTAAAGAAAGGTGACGGCACTGTAGAATTAGAAGCCTTAAATGGTGAAACCTTAACAGTGGTACAAAAAGACGATAAAATCCTATTGAAAGACGCTGCGGGAAACCATAGCGAAATTGTGGCCACCGATGTTATGGGGAGCAATGGGGTAATTCACGTTATTGATACCGTAGTAATGCCAGAATAA
- a CDS encoding class I SAM-dependent methyltransferase gives MKDLFGNALLDYYNGNYSEDLITSTHISDEDTLPIPYLFRDYKAMPKLEQQALKLAKGTVLDVGCGAGNHSLYLQEKGLKVKAIDISNGAIQVAKKRGVLQAEVKPILEETDSFDTILLLMNGTGIFQELAQVSKYLSHLKSLLKPNGQILMDSSDIKYMYEDDDGGFWIDTNANYYGELDYFLSYKGEKESPMKWLYLDFNTLLTACTAVGLKCELIIEGEHFDYLARLS, from the coding sequence ATGAAAGACCTTTTTGGAAACGCTTTATTAGATTATTACAACGGAAATTATTCTGAAGACCTGATTACCTCAACACATATTTCTGACGAAGACACCCTACCTATTCCCTATTTATTTCGAGATTATAAAGCCATGCCAAAACTAGAACAACAGGCCTTAAAACTTGCTAAAGGCACGGTTTTAGATGTTGGCTGTGGTGCAGGAAATCACAGTTTATATTTACAAGAAAAAGGACTAAAAGTTAAAGCTATTGATATCTCTAATGGCGCTATTCAAGTCGCAAAAAAGCGTGGTGTATTACAAGCTGAAGTCAAACCTATTTTAGAGGAAACAGACAGCTTTGATACCATTTTACTACTGATGAATGGAACGGGTATTTTTCAAGAATTAGCACAAGTTTCAAAATATTTATCGCATTTAAAAAGTTTATTAAAGCCAAACGGACAAATATTAATGGATTCGTCAGACATTAAATACATGTACGAAGACGACGATGGCGGTTTTTGGATAGATACCAATGCCAACTATTATGGTGAACTCGATTATTTTTTATCGTATAAAGGCGAGAAAGAATCCCCAATGAAATGGCTTTATTTGGATTTTAACACCTTATTAACCGCTTGTACCGCTGTTGGGCTTAAATGTGAACTGATAATTGAAGGCGAACATTTTGATTATTTGGCACGATTGAGTTAA
- a CDS encoding YkgJ family cysteine cluster protein: MENTIKTLPKRAKDKHNENKKFFKKLKKKPPKNLDYVMQELHDNEFEKTECLTCANCCKTTGPLFTNKDIDRIAKHFRQKPQQFINQFLRIDEDNDYVLQTVPCTFLGADNYCSIYEVRPKACREFPHTDRKKFQQISNLTLKNVAMCPAAFNIVEAMKKRIKV; encoded by the coding sequence ATGGAAAACACGATAAAAACGCTTCCAAAACGCGCCAAAGATAAGCATAACGAAAACAAAAAATTCTTTAAAAAGCTTAAAAAAAAGCCACCAAAGAATTTGGACTATGTCATGCAAGAACTACACGATAACGAGTTTGAAAAAACCGAATGCTTAACTTGTGCCAATTGCTGCAAAACCACAGGTCCCTTATTTACCAACAAAGATATTGATAGAATAGCCAAACATTTTAGGCAAAAACCACAGCAATTTATAAACCAGTTTTTACGAATTGATGAAGATAACGATTACGTTCTGCAAACGGTACCTTGTACTTTTTTAGGTGCAGATAATTATTGCTCTATTTATGAGGTACGACCAAAGGCTTGCCGTGAATTTCCGCATACCGATAGAAAAAAATTTCAGCAAATCTCAAATCTAACCTTGAAAAATGTAGCCATGTGTCCTGCGGCTTTTAATATTGTTGAGGCTATGAAAAAGCGTATTAAAGTTTAG
- a CDS encoding epimerase, with protein MTIGIIGCGWLGLKIAKHLKQEHDIFVTTTSKTKENHLQDLGLNPTLINFLDSDIIENHNYWERLHEIDSLIITVPFSKRTSITLLKNRFSNLSLFIDNFDKQVFLMSSIGIYPQTDIEITETTFTEKDLNPSILFVERFMRERYPQINILRLGGLMGANRVFSNYKVSNLNQVVNHVHYVDICNIIEKMIALKISNKTYNVVAPLHPTKSAVISYQKGDKAHEEIDDSFGRRVQSDKLQTELEYRFTYPNPMTFHLE; from the coding sequence ATGACAATAGGGATTATAGGTTGTGGTTGGCTAGGCTTAAAAATTGCAAAGCACCTAAAACAAGAGCACGATATTTTTGTAACAACCACCTCGAAAACCAAAGAAAATCACCTCCAAGATTTAGGTCTTAATCCGACGCTTATTAATTTTTTGGATTCCGACATTATCGAAAACCATAACTATTGGGAGCGATTACATGAAATCGATAGCCTCATTATTACCGTACCGTTTTCTAAACGAACAAGCATAACGCTTCTAAAAAACAGATTCTCAAATTTATCCTTATTTATCGATAATTTTGACAAGCAAGTATTTTTAATGAGTTCCATTGGTATTTATCCCCAAACAGATATCGAAATCACAGAAACCACCTTTACAGAAAAAGACCTTAACCCCAGTATTTTATTTGTTGAACGTTTTATGAGAGAACGGTATCCACAAATTAATATTCTACGTTTAGGCGGATTAATGGGTGCCAACAGAGTTTTTAGTAACTATAAGGTCTCGAATTTGAATCAGGTGGTAAACCACGTGCACTATGTCGATATTTGTAACATCATTGAAAAAATGATTGCCTTAAAGATTTCTAATAAAACATATAACGTAGTGGCGCCACTACACCCTACTAAAAGTGCAGTGATTAGCTATCAAAAAGGCGATAAAGCCCATGAGGAGATTGATGATTCATTTGGAAGACGGGTGCAATCTGATAAACTGCAAACCGAATTAGAATATAGGTTTACCTACCCGAATCCGATGACCTTTCATTTAGAATAA
- a CDS encoding amidohydrolase: protein MTKPLFLLFVILIVSCSKKQQVDLIVTNANIYTVNSDFETATAFAVKSGKFVEVGHAEDLSSKYEASNIVDAEGKTIVPGFIDAHCHFLGLGLNKQAVDLFGTKSFDEVVQRVVEFQSEHNLDFIKGSGWDQNDWDDKVFPNKKQLDELFPNTPIYLTRIDGHAIICNQAALNLGNVTKDSEVDGGEVVIENGELTGVLVDNAERLVLDYWPKTTKKDMANALLEAQKICFDYGLTTVDDAGLDKEAIEVIDSLQQAGDLKMRVYAMVSASEENLDYFLNKGIIKTNRLNVRSFKFYADGALGSRGALLKEPYSDKQDHLGLLLTDYQTFSSAAKAIANSEYQMNTHAIGDSANHAILNVYKEVLEGKPNRRWRIEHAQIISPEDFDLFDDIIPSVQPTHATSDMYWAEDRLGSKRIKGAYANKDLLDKYGKIALGTDFPVEHVSPFYTFYASVARQDLKGYPENGYQIENALSREETLKGMTIWAAYSNFEEEEKGSIETGKLADFIILDKDIMEVPVEDIPNIKVLSTFVDGEKM, encoded by the coding sequence ATGACAAAACCTCTTTTTCTATTATTCGTAATCCTTATTGTAAGTTGTTCTAAAAAGCAACAAGTGGATTTAATTGTCACAAACGCCAATATTTATACCGTAAATAGTGATTTTGAAACTGCTACCGCTTTCGCGGTTAAGAGCGGAAAATTTGTTGAGGTTGGTCATGCTGAAGACCTGTCGTCAAAATACGAAGCTTCAAATATAGTAGATGCCGAAGGAAAAACTATAGTTCCTGGTTTTATAGATGCGCACTGCCATTTTTTAGGCTTAGGACTTAATAAACAAGCAGTAGATTTGTTTGGTACTAAAAGTTTTGATGAAGTCGTGCAACGCGTTGTTGAGTTTCAATCTGAACACAATTTAGATTTTATTAAAGGTAGTGGTTGGGATCAAAACGATTGGGACGATAAGGTTTTTCCTAACAAAAAGCAGTTAGATGAATTATTTCCTAATACACCAATCTATTTAACGCGAATAGATGGACATGCTATCATTTGTAATCAAGCCGCTTTAAATTTGGGTAATGTCACTAAAGACAGTGAAGTTGATGGCGGCGAAGTGGTTATCGAAAATGGAGAATTAACTGGTGTTTTAGTAGATAACGCCGAACGTTTAGTGCTCGATTATTGGCCAAAAACCACAAAAAAGGATATGGCAAATGCTTTATTAGAAGCACAAAAAATATGTTTCGATTATGGGTTAACTACGGTTGATGATGCTGGTTTAGACAAAGAAGCCATAGAAGTTATTGATAGTTTACAACAAGCAGGCGATTTAAAAATGCGTGTTTATGCTATGGTTTCGGCTTCAGAAGAGAATCTAGATTATTTTTTAAATAAAGGTATTATTAAAACCAATAGGCTTAATGTAAGGTCTTTTAAGTTTTATGCAGATGGTGCTTTGGGTTCAAGAGGGGCTTTATTGAAGGAGCCGTATAGCGATAAACAAGATCACTTAGGTTTGCTATTAACCGATTACCAGACTTTTAGTAGTGCAGCAAAAGCTATAGCCAATTCAGAATACCAAATGAATACCCACGCTATTGGCGATTCTGCAAACCATGCGATTTTAAACGTTTATAAAGAGGTTTTAGAAGGAAAACCCAATAGACGCTGGCGTATAGAGCATGCTCAAATTATTTCGCCAGAAGATTTCGATTTGTTTGATGATATTATTCCATCGGTACAACCAACACACGCCACAAGCGATATGTATTGGGCAGAAGATAGACTGGGTAGTAAACGTATTAAAGGGGCCTACGCTAATAAGGACTTACTCGATAAATACGGAAAGATAGCTTTAGGAACAGATTTCCCTGTGGAGCATGTTAGTCCGTTTTATACCTTTTACGCTTCAGTTGCGCGTCAAGATTTAAAAGGCTATCCAGAAAACGGCTATCAAATTGAAAATGCTTTGAGCAGAGAAGAAACTTTAAAAGGGATGACTATTTGGGCGGCTTATTCTAATTTTGAAGAAGAAGAGAAAGGCAGTATTGAAACGGGTAAGTTAGCCGATTTTATCATATTAGATAAAGACATTATGGAAGTTCCTGTTGAAGACATACCAAATATAAAAGTGCTTAGTACTTTTGTTGATGGTGAAAAAATGTAA
- a CDS encoding ABC transporter permease, producing MNYEFFIAKRIIGSKAYKSSISAPIIKIGIAAITIGMVVMMIAIATGIGLQQKIRDKVVAFNGHVNITNYDSNNSQESLFPISKNQDFYPDFKSVEGIAHIQAIATKFGVIRTETDFEGVILKGVGPDYNWRYFKEFLIEGQLPDYSDTRNEDVLISQYLANRLQFNLNDTFQMVFKKDDPNAIPNIITYKVVGIYNSGFQDFDKQYLLGDIRHLQRINRWGKDQIGSFEVFIDDYDELEKKGTEIYQNTPSTLNTQTVVEKYYSILEWIKIFDKNIYGIIGIMILVAGINMITALLVLILERTQMIGVLKALGSNNWSIRKLFLYNASYLIILGLFWGNILGLGLLFAQKYFGIFKLDPSTYYVSEAPVYISLDYILALNLGTLILCLLMLLIPTYIITKISPVKAIRFE from the coding sequence TTGAATTACGAGTTTTTTATAGCAAAACGCATTATTGGTAGTAAAGCGTATAAAAGTAGCATATCTGCACCAATAATAAAAATTGGTATTGCGGCGATTACTATTGGTATGGTGGTCATGATGATTGCTATTGCCACAGGTATTGGCTTGCAGCAAAAAATACGTGATAAAGTGGTGGCTTTTAATGGGCATGTAAATATCACCAATTACGACAGTAATAACTCGCAAGAAAGCTTGTTTCCCATTTCTAAAAACCAAGACTTTTACCCAGATTTTAAAAGCGTTGAGGGTATTGCGCATATCCAAGCGATAGCCACAAAATTTGGGGTAATTCGAACCGAAACCGATTTTGAAGGCGTTATTTTAAAAGGGGTTGGACCCGATTATAATTGGCGTTATTTTAAGGAGTTTTTAATAGAAGGCCAACTTCCAGATTATAGCGATACACGTAATGAAGACGTTTTAATTTCACAATATCTGGCCAATCGATTGCAATTTAATTTGAACGATACCTTCCAGATGGTGTTTAAAAAAGACGATCCCAATGCCATACCAAACATCATAACCTACAAGGTTGTTGGAATTTATAACTCAGGTTTTCAAGATTTTGATAAACAGTACCTTTTAGGCGATATTCGCCATTTACAGCGTATAAATCGTTGGGGAAAAGACCAAATAGGGAGTTTTGAGGTTTTTATAGACGATTATGATGAGCTTGAGAAAAAAGGCACCGAAATTTATCAAAATACACCCTCCACTTTAAACACGCAAACCGTGGTCGAGAAGTACTATTCTATACTGGAATGGATTAAAATTTTCGATAAAAATATATATGGCATCATTGGCATCATGATACTTGTAGCGGGTATAAACATGATCACGGCCTTGCTGGTTTTAATACTGGAGCGCACACAAATGATTGGTGTTTTAAAAGCCTTAGGGAGTAACAATTGGAGTATCCGAAAGCTCTTTCTTTACAACGCCTCCTATCTTATTATTTTAGGCTTATTTTGGGGTAATATTTTAGGATTAGGTTTGTTATTTGCTCAAAAGTATTTCGGAATATTTAAGTTAGACCCGAGTACATATTATGTTTCCGAAGCCCCAGTTTACATCAGTTTAGATTATATTTTGGCTTTAAATTTAGGCACCCTTATATTGTGTTTGCTCATGCTTTTAATTCCCACCTACATCATTACCAAAATATCGCCAGTAAAAGCCATTCGTTTCGAATAA